The Neoarius graeffei isolate fNeoGra1 chromosome 7, fNeoGra1.pri, whole genome shotgun sequence genome includes a region encoding these proteins:
- the LOC132888540 gene encoding interferon alpha-inducible protein 27-like protein 2B yields MGLVTFLLAGAGAAGAVAAAPVVVTALGFTSAGIAAGSIASSMMSAAAVANGGGIAAGSVVAVLQSIGAAGLSAAGQVAVGTAGGSVAGALGFILL; encoded by the exons ATGGGGTTAG TAACATTCTTACTCGCCGGAGCTGGAGCAG CCGGTGCTGTAGCAGCAGCTCCGGTTGTGGTTACAGCGCTGGGTTTCACCTCTGCTGGCATCGCAGCAGGATCCATCGCTTCATCGATGATGTCAGCAGCGGCAGTTGCTAATGGTGGCGGTATCGCAGCAGGAAGTGTTGTTGCTGTCCTGCAGTCCATCG GAGCTGCTGGACTTTCTGCCGCTGGCCAGGTTGCCGTGGGGACTGCAGGAGGATCTGTGGCTGGAGCGCTTGGATTCATCTTGCtttaa